One Pseudonocardia sediminis DNA window includes the following coding sequences:
- a CDS encoding radical SAM domain-containing protein, producing MPFAARARDRIRAWERRTRPRDPETDAALARRWAELPVSARTPAQVLGRFGTGCEGTHGVFPACDLACTPCYHSRDANRVRTDGAHTRREVTAQMALLRRLRGPRAHAQLIGGEVTLLAPDDHAAALAIMREHGREPMSMSHGDLDDDYLPRLVRGPEGRRRLRRVSFAGHFDSQMFGRRGIPRPPDEASLHPYRRRFVERFDRLRREHGVRSFLAHTMTVTPANVGQVAEVVAEVGRMGFGMLSFQPAAFVGDDRRWRDGYRGEDVGADAVWAQIERGAGTRLDHRVVQNGDLRCNRTAYGFYLGDHWYPALDGDDARDLAVRDAFLTHCAGIGFGGTPPVVVAARLLRLALGRPSLVAVAAGWAARAVRRAGVRNLLRHRPRPVTFVMHRFMDADEVAPAWELTSRGEVSEDPDVRGVQERLAACHYAMAHPESGTLVPACVQHAVLDPGENARLRTLLPLVDVRSRR from the coding sequence GTGCCCTTCGCCGCCCGTGCCCGGGACCGGATTCGTGCCTGGGAGCGCCGCACCCGCCCGCGTGACCCCGAGACCGACGCGGCGCTGGCCCGGAGGTGGGCCGAGCTGCCCGTCTCCGCCCGGACCCCGGCCCAGGTGCTGGGCCGGTTCGGGACCGGCTGCGAGGGAACGCACGGCGTCTTCCCGGCGTGCGACCTGGCCTGCACCCCCTGCTACCACTCCCGGGACGCGAACCGGGTGCGTACCGACGGTGCGCACACCCGTCGCGAGGTGACCGCCCAGATGGCGCTGCTGCGGCGCCTGCGCGGGCCGCGGGCGCACGCCCAGCTGATCGGCGGTGAGGTCACGTTGCTGGCACCGGACGACCACGCCGCGGCGTTGGCGATCATGCGCGAGCACGGCCGGGAGCCGATGAGCATGAGCCACGGCGACCTCGACGACGACTACCTGCCCCGGCTGGTGCGCGGGCCGGAGGGGCGGCGCCGGCTGCGCCGGGTGTCGTTCGCCGGGCACTTCGACTCGCAGATGTTCGGTCGTCGCGGCATCCCGCGCCCGCCGGACGAGGCGTCGCTGCATCCGTACCGGCGCCGGTTCGTCGAGCGGTTCGACCGGCTGCGCCGCGAGCACGGGGTGCGCTCGTTCCTGGCGCACACGATGACCGTCACACCCGCGAACGTCGGGCAGGTCGCCGAGGTGGTGGCCGAGGTGGGACGGATGGGGTTCGGGATGCTGTCCTTCCAGCCGGCGGCCTTCGTCGGCGACGACCGCCGCTGGCGGGACGGGTACCGCGGCGAGGACGTCGGCGCGGACGCGGTCTGGGCGCAGATCGAGCGCGGCGCCGGCACGCGGCTGGACCACCGGGTCGTGCAGAACGGGGACCTGCGCTGCAACCGCACCGCCTACGGCTTCTATCTCGGCGATCACTGGTATCCCGCCCTGGACGGCGACGATGCCCGTGACCTGGCCGTCCGCGACGCGTTCCTGACCCACTGCGCGGGCATCGGGTTCGGCGGCACCCCGCCGGTCGTGGTCGCCGCGCGATTGCTGCGGCTGGCGCTGGGCCGGCCGTCGCTCGTGGCGGTCGCCGCCGGGTGGGCGGCGCGCGCGGTACGGCGGGCCGGCGTGCGGAACCTCCTACGGCACCGTCCACGGCCGGTGACGTTCGTGATGCACCGCTTCATGGACGCCGACGAGGTGGCCCCGGCGTGGGAGCTGACCTCCCGTGGCGAGGTCAGCGAGGATCCTGACGTGCGCGGCGTGCAGGAACGGCTCGCGGCCTGTCACTACGCGATGGCCCACCCGGAGAGCGGGACGCTGGTGCCCGCCTGCGTGCAGCACGCGGTCCTCGACCCCGGGGAGAACGCGCGGCTGCGGACGTTGCTGCCCCTGGTCGACGTCCGGTCGCGCCGATGA
- a CDS encoding dihydrolipoyl dehydrogenase family protein, which translates to MSRVPDLLVVGGGSAGLVGARTAASFGASVLLVEAARTGGDCLWTGCVPSKALLAAASAAADARAAARLGVHVDGVRIDLAAVRAHVDHARRTIEPVDSAESLAAAGVTVRRATARLTGPDTATVDGEPVRFRRALIATGSSPLLPGIPGLADADPLTTDTVWDALTELPDRLVVLGAGSVGCELAQALARLGVAVSLVEAAPRLLPGEDPDASRVLAAALRADGVEVHTGRAVSAVEGSGATARVLLDGGERLAAGRVLAAFGRRPDTAALDLASAGVALDEQGCVRVDEQLRTTNPRIWAAGDVTAHPRFTHVAGVHGSTAATNAVLGLRRRAETVVPRVTFTAPEVASVGAAPGAKGTTVQTRDHDEVDRAVTDGDTTGFARLVVDRRGRVAGAVVVGPRAGEVLAELTLAVRHGLRTRDLAGTMHPYPTHGDAPWNAAIADVRTQLGRGPVRAAVRLVMRGRRLWVSRRR; encoded by the coding sequence ATGAGCCGGGTACCGGACCTGCTCGTCGTGGGCGGCGGCAGCGCCGGGCTGGTCGGCGCGCGGACCGCGGCCTCGTTCGGGGCCTCGGTGCTGCTGGTGGAGGCCGCACGCACCGGCGGGGACTGCCTCTGGACGGGCTGCGTGCCCAGCAAGGCCCTGCTCGCGGCCGCGTCCGCCGCCGCCGACGCCCGCGCGGCGGCCCGGCTCGGTGTGCACGTGGACGGCGTGCGGATTGACCTCGCCGCCGTCCGCGCCCACGTCGACCACGCCCGACGGACGATCGAACCGGTCGACTCCGCCGAGTCGCTCGCGGCGGCCGGGGTCACCGTCCGCCGCGCCACGGCCCGGCTGACCGGGCCGGACACCGCGACGGTCGACGGCGAGCCGGTCCGGTTCCGCCGGGCACTGATCGCCACCGGGTCGTCCCCGCTGCTGCCGGGCATCCCCGGCCTGGCCGACGCCGACCCTCTGACCACCGACACCGTGTGGGACGCGCTCACCGAGCTGCCGGACCGCTTGGTGGTCCTGGGCGCCGGCTCGGTGGGGTGCGAGCTGGCTCAGGCGCTGGCCCGGCTCGGGGTGGCGGTGAGCCTCGTCGAGGCCGCGCCGCGGCTGCTGCCGGGCGAGGATCCCGACGCCTCCCGGGTGCTCGCCGCCGCCCTGCGCGCCGACGGCGTCGAGGTGCACACCGGCCGCGCGGTGAGCGCGGTGGAAGGCTCCGGCGCCACGGCCCGGGTGCTGCTCGACGGCGGCGAGCGGCTCGCCGCGGGCCGGGTGCTCGCCGCGTTCGGACGCCGCCCGGACACCGCGGCGCTGGACCTCGCGTCCGCCGGGGTGGCACTAGACGAGCAGGGGTGCGTCCGCGTCGACGAGCAGCTGCGCACGACGAACCCGCGGATCTGGGCGGCCGGCGACGTCACCGCGCACCCGCGGTTCACCCACGTCGCGGGCGTGCACGGCTCCACGGCGGCGACCAACGCCGTGCTGGGCCTGCGCCGCCGTGCCGAGACGGTGGTGCCGCGGGTGACGTTCACCGCCCCGGAGGTCGCCTCCGTCGGGGCGGCGCCCGGAGCGAAGGGCACCACCGTGCAGACCCGTGACCACGACGAGGTGGACCGCGCCGTGACCGACGGCGACACCACGGGGTTCGCCCGGCTGGTCGTCGACCGGCGCGGCCGGGTCGCCGGAGCCGTCGTGGTCGGACCCCGCGCGGGAGAGGTGCTGGCCGAGCTGACCCTCGCCGTCCGGCACGGCCTTCGCACCCGGGACCTCGCCGGGACCATGCACCCCTACCCGACCCACGGCGACGCGCCGTGGAACGCCGCGATCGCCGACGTCCGCACGCAGCTGGGCCGAGGTCCGGTCCGGGCCGCGGTGCGGCTCGTGATGCGGGGCCGCCGGCTCTGGGTGTCCCGCCGCCGCTAA
- a CDS encoding CDP-alcohol phosphatidyltransferase family protein has translation MFDAMLRRRLDAPLARAAGLVDRSWVTPDRITAAGLVLGLGSAATAAAAWWAVSLALWLVSRLADGLDGPLARRRRAVGRGDAGAGGFFDITADFAVYGATVVGVGIGSGGPLWPFLLVLLAYYVNGTAFLAFSSIAERSGRTLDDGRSLSFLGGLTEGAETIAVHALWLVLPFWSGEIALVWAVLVGITAVQRMVAGHRALR, from the coding sequence ATGTTCGACGCGATGCTGCGCCGGCGGCTCGACGCCCCGCTCGCCCGCGCGGCCGGTCTGGTGGACCGGAGCTGGGTCACCCCGGACCGGATCACCGCGGCCGGGCTGGTGCTCGGGCTGGGGAGCGCCGCGACGGCCGCGGCCGCCTGGTGGGCGGTGTCGCTCGCGCTGTGGCTGGTCTCCCGGCTCGCCGACGGCCTGGACGGCCCGCTGGCCCGGCGCCGGCGTGCGGTCGGCCGGGGGGACGCCGGTGCCGGCGGTTTCTTCGACATCACCGCGGACTTCGCCGTCTACGGGGCCACCGTGGTCGGGGTGGGCATCGGTTCCGGCGGCCCGCTGTGGCCGTTCCTGCTGGTCCTGCTGGCGTACTACGTCAACGGCACCGCGTTCCTGGCGTTCTCCTCGATCGCCGAGCGCAGTGGCCGCACCCTCGACGACGGCCGGTCGCTGTCGTTCCTCGGCGGACTCACCGAGGGCGCGGAGACGATCGCGGTGCACGCGCTGTGGCTGGTGCTGCCGTTCTGGTCCGGCGAGATCGCGCTGGTCTGGGCGGTGCTGGTCGGGATCACCGCGGTGCAGCGGATGGTCGCGGGTCACCGGGCCCTGCGTTAG
- a CDS encoding TVP38/TMEM64 family protein has translation MRGRRWVRPVLLLVLVAAGGVAVLLLGVPTLDQIRERVDGAGWAGPLVFAALYAGLSLVPAPVGVLSIGAGVLFGLPVGLAAALAGALAGALGAFGLARGMGRAAVADVGGERLGRLDALLRRRGLLAVVGVRLVPLLPFTALNYACGLTAVRLRDYAAGTVLGILPGATAYVAIGAYGASPGSVPFLLGVGGLVVLSVGGLVVARRRRAAGT, from the coding sequence GTGCGCGGACGGCGGTGGGTGCGGCCGGTCCTCCTGCTGGTGCTCGTCGCGGCCGGCGGGGTGGCGGTACTGCTGCTCGGAGTACCGACGCTCGACCAGATCCGCGAACGGGTGGACGGGGCCGGGTGGGCCGGACCGCTGGTGTTCGCGGCGCTCTACGCGGGCCTGTCCCTGGTACCGGCGCCGGTCGGTGTCCTCAGCATCGGTGCCGGTGTGCTGTTCGGGCTGCCGGTGGGCCTGGCCGCCGCGCTCGCCGGCGCCCTGGCGGGCGCGCTGGGGGCGTTCGGCCTGGCCCGCGGGATGGGCAGGGCCGCCGTGGCCGACGTCGGAGGGGAACGCCTGGGCCGTCTCGACGCGCTGTTGCGACGGCGCGGGCTGCTCGCCGTGGTCGGCGTGCGGCTGGTCCCGCTGCTGCCGTTCACCGCGCTGAACTACGCGTGCGGGCTGACCGCGGTGCGGCTGCGCGACTACGCCGCCGGGACGGTGCTCGGGATCCTCCCCGGCGCCACCGCGTACGTGGCGATCGGGGCCTACGGCGCCTCGCCGGGGTCGGTCCCGTTCCTGCTCGGCGTGGGCGGGCTGGTGGTGCTCTCGGTCGGCGGGCTCGTCGTCGCGCGCCGCCGCCGGGCGGCGGGGACCTGA
- a CDS encoding ABC transporter substrate-binding protein: protein MITVVALASACGAPSPSRPPDPDPADWSAVQTAARGQTLNFYLYGGDDAVNRFVSGYVAPRLAEQGVTLNAVPVADTADALNKVLTETQAGRAEGGVDAIWINGENFATGVQAGLWYCGYPAALPNSRAVDLADPEVATDFGTPVDGCAAAWQRADSALVYDSARLAPADVASLTALEAWARANPGRFTYPAPPDFTGSMVVRTFLYDTAGGPQGVAGGPGPVADRLHARLNALEPALWRGGQTYPTSQTAVEQLFASGEISAYYTYGAGTVAQKVTDGVYPPTTREAVPDVGNIGNVSNVAIPANAPHKAAALVLANLLQDPQTQLRAYTDAGLYPAIDPARLDPATRARFAAVDRGPSVLAPEQLGARTLPELDAGTASAVDDGWIANVLQR, encoded by the coding sequence ATGATCACAGTCGTCGCGCTGGCGTCCGCCTGCGGCGCGCCGTCCCCGTCCCGGCCCCCGGACCCGGACCCCGCCGACTGGTCGGCGGTGCAGACCGCGGCGCGCGGGCAGACCCTGAACTTCTACCTCTACGGCGGCGACGACGCGGTGAACCGGTTCGTCTCCGGCTACGTCGCGCCGCGGCTGGCCGAGCAGGGCGTCACCCTGAACGCGGTCCCGGTCGCCGACACCGCCGACGCGCTGAACAAGGTGCTCACCGAGACCCAGGCCGGCCGCGCCGAGGGCGGCGTCGACGCGATCTGGATCAACGGCGAGAACTTCGCCACCGGCGTGCAGGCCGGGCTCTGGTACTGCGGCTACCCGGCTGCGCTGCCCAACTCCCGCGCGGTCGACCTCGCCGACCCGGAGGTCGCGACGGACTTCGGTACCCCCGTCGACGGGTGCGCGGCCGCCTGGCAGCGGGCCGACTCCGCCCTGGTCTACGACAGCGCCCGGCTCGCCCCGGCCGACGTGGCGTCGCTGACCGCACTCGAGGCGTGGGCCCGGGCGAACCCGGGCCGGTTCACCTACCCGGCGCCGCCCGACTTCACCGGTTCGATGGTGGTGCGCACGTTCCTCTACGACACCGCGGGCGGGCCGCAGGGCGTCGCGGGCGGGCCGGGCCCGGTCGCCGACCGGCTGCACGCGCGGCTCAACGCGCTCGAACCCGCGCTCTGGAGGGGTGGGCAGACCTACCCGACCAGCCAGACCGCCGTCGAGCAGCTGTTCGCGAGCGGGGAGATCTCGGCCTACTACACCTACGGCGCCGGTACGGTCGCGCAGAAGGTGACCGACGGCGTCTACCCGCCGACCACCCGCGAGGCGGTGCCCGACGTCGGCAACATCGGCAACGTCAGCAACGTCGCGATCCCGGCGAATGCCCCGCACAAGGCGGCCGCGCTCGTCCTGGCGAACCTGCTCCAGGACCCGCAGACACAGCTGCGCGCCTACACCGACGCCGGGCTCTACCCGGCGATCGACCCGGCCCGGCTCGACCCGGCCACCCGCGCCCGCTTCGCCGCGGTCGACCGCGGCCCGTCGGTGCTGGCGCCGGAGCAGCTCGGGGCGCGGACCCTGCCCGAGCTCGACGCGGGCACCGCGTCGGCCGTCGACGACGGCTGGATCGCGAACGTGCTGCAGCGGTGA
- a CDS encoding ABC transporter permease, whose translation MITRIPRGLRIALLLTPALAVVVLLFGGGLLQALAQSLGHRPFLPPAPLGFDAYRELAADPAVRASVGLTVRVGLVSTAGAAVLGTAAALLVASLGRTRRGFAALLQVTLPVPHIVAALAVTLLLSQSGTVSRLAHAAGLIAEPAGFPALTQDAFGWGIVASYLWKEAPFVAVVVLAALSGRVAALTDAARVLGANRWQRVRHVVLPAVAPAVGAASVLVFAFTVGSYEVPFLLGRPFPATLPVLAYEQFRDPDLAARPLAMALALVTALLTGACVAAYVALTRRLSR comes from the coding sequence GTGATCACCCGGATCCCGCGCGGCCTGCGGATCGCGCTCCTGCTCACACCCGCGCTGGCCGTCGTCGTGCTGCTGTTCGGGGGCGGGCTCCTGCAGGCGCTCGCGCAGAGCCTCGGCCACCGGCCGTTCCTGCCGCCGGCACCGCTCGGGTTCGACGCCTACCGGGAGCTCGCCGCCGACCCGGCGGTGCGCGCCTCGGTGGGGCTGACGGTGCGGGTCGGGCTGGTGTCGACCGCCGGTGCGGCCGTGCTCGGGACCGCGGCGGCGCTGCTCGTGGCGTCGCTGGGACGCACCCGGCGCGGGTTCGCGGCGTTGCTGCAGGTGACACTGCCGGTGCCGCACATCGTCGCCGCGCTGGCCGTGACGCTGCTGCTGTCGCAGAGCGGGACGGTGTCGCGGCTCGCCCACGCGGCCGGTCTGATCGCTGAGCCGGCCGGGTTCCCGGCGCTGACCCAGGACGCGTTCGGCTGGGGGATCGTCGCGTCGTACCTGTGGAAGGAGGCGCCGTTCGTGGCCGTCGTCGTGCTGGCCGCGCTGTCGGGGCGGGTCGCGGCGCTCACCGATGCCGCCCGGGTGCTCGGCGCGAACCGGTGGCAGCGGGTCCGGCACGTGGTGCTCCCGGCCGTCGCGCCCGCGGTGGGCGCCGCGTCGGTGCTGGTGTTCGCGTTCACGGTCGGCAGCTACGAGGTGCCGTTCCTGCTCGGGCGCCCGTTCCCGGCGACGCTGCCGGTGCTCGCCTACGAGCAGTTCCGCGACCCCGACCTGGCCGCCCGGCCGCTCGCGATGGCGCTCGCGCTGGTCACCGCGCTCCTCACCGGTGCGTGCGTGGCGGCCTACGTCGCCCTGACCCGGCGGCTGTCCCGGTGA
- a CDS encoding ABC transporter permease: protein MRRAVGPGVLVLGLLAPFVPLLAWAVAGGYGYPALLPEPSARGARLLATPAVVEAAVTSMLVGIVVAVLATAAGTAAGRALGGHRFRGRGIVAAVLVAPVVVPALATTLGIQVFFVRYGLADTVAGVVLVQLVPAVPYASLVMAAAFARLDPDAEDQARMLGAGPWQRTRHVVAPAVAPAAAVAALFTFLISWSEYILTLLIGGGTVRTLPLVLFAAIGSGDLPAAAALSLALALPPLLLVGFTARRLAGAGPISRDLGPAAMVRP, encoded by the coding sequence GTGAGGCGCGCCGTGGGTCCGGGGGTGCTCGTGCTGGGTCTGCTCGCCCCGTTCGTGCCGCTGCTGGCCTGGGCCGTGGCCGGCGGGTACGGCTACCCGGCGCTGCTGCCCGAGCCCTCCGCGCGCGGTGCCCGGTTGCTCGCCACCCCCGCCGTCGTCGAGGCGGCGGTGACGTCAATGCTGGTCGGGATCGTGGTCGCGGTGCTCGCCACCGCAGCCGGAACGGCGGCCGGGCGCGCGCTGGGTGGGCACCGGTTCCGCGGCCGAGGGATCGTGGCGGCGGTGCTCGTGGCGCCGGTCGTGGTGCCCGCGCTGGCCACCACGCTGGGCATCCAGGTGTTCTTCGTCCGCTACGGGCTCGCCGACACCGTCGCAGGGGTGGTGCTGGTGCAGCTGGTCCCGGCCGTGCCCTACGCGAGCCTGGTGATGGCGGCGGCGTTCGCCCGGCTCGACCCCGACGCCGAGGACCAGGCCCGGATGCTCGGCGCCGGGCCGTGGCAGCGCACCCGGCACGTCGTGGCGCCGGCGGTGGCACCCGCGGCCGCCGTCGCGGCCCTGTTCACGTTCCTGATCTCCTGGAGCGAGTACATCCTCACGCTGCTGATCGGCGGCGGAACCGTGCGCACGCTGCCGCTGGTGCTGTTCGCGGCGATCGGATCGGGCGACCTCCCGGCCGCGGCCGCGCTGTCGCTGGCGCTGGCACTGCCGCCGTTGCTCCTGGTCGGGTTCACCGCCCGCCGTCTCGCCGGGGCCGGCCCGATATCCCGGGACCTGGGCCCGGCCGCCATGGTGCGGCCGTGA
- a CDS encoding ABC transporter ATP-binding protein, whose amino-acid sequence MSAPALELRALRAGYGRDAPVLDDVDLTVPAGSLTALLGPSGCGKSTLLRVVAGLLAPDAGDVTVGGASVLGVPAERRPVGLVFQKALLFGHLSVGDNVGFGLRMRGVAARDRRHRVREALDLVGLPDLAARRPGELSGGQEQRVALARALVLDPQVLLLDEPFSQLDADLRVRMRELVARVQRELAMTTVFVTHDQQEAVDLADSIALLLDGRLQAHADPAAFYTRPPSLAAARFFGVTNEIPGTFDDGVFRCALGSLRVAAGASPGPGVLVVRPESLRLVSGDARPDGPGSPGSGPSANLVAGSVVETRFRGTHRTVVVRLPHRVALTVTLPPDHPAGPGDTVTVHLPPDACTVLPAEHDGPPATLDPDESEHIRA is encoded by the coding sequence GTGAGCGCGCCCGCGCTGGAGCTGCGCGCGCTGCGTGCCGGGTACGGCCGCGACGCCCCTGTGCTCGACGACGTCGACCTCACCGTGCCCGCCGGATCACTGACCGCCCTGCTCGGGCCGTCGGGCTGCGGCAAGTCGACCCTGCTCCGGGTGGTCGCCGGGCTGCTCGCGCCGGACGCCGGGGACGTCACGGTCGGCGGCGCGTCGGTGCTGGGCGTCCCGGCCGAGCGACGACCGGTCGGGCTGGTCTTCCAGAAGGCGTTGCTGTTCGGGCATCTGTCGGTCGGTGACAACGTCGGTTTCGGGCTGCGCATGCGCGGCGTCGCCGCGCGGGACCGGCGGCACCGGGTCCGGGAGGCCCTCGACCTGGTCGGGCTGCCCGACCTGGCCGCCCGCCGCCCCGGCGAGCTCTCCGGTGGCCAGGAACAGCGGGTCGCCCTGGCCAGGGCGCTGGTGCTGGACCCGCAGGTGCTGCTGCTCGACGAGCCGTTCTCCCAGCTCGACGCGGACCTGCGGGTCCGGATGCGCGAGCTGGTGGCGCGGGTGCAGCGCGAGCTCGCGATGACCACCGTGTTCGTCACCCACGACCAGCAGGAGGCGGTCGACCTCGCCGACTCGATCGCGCTGCTGCTCGACGGCCGGCTGCAGGCGCACGCCGACCCGGCCGCGTTCTACACCCGGCCGCCGTCCCTGGCCGCCGCCCGGTTCTTCGGTGTCACCAACGAGATCCCCGGCACCTTCGACGACGGCGTGTTCCGCTGCGCACTCGGATCGCTGCGGGTGGCCGCGGGGGCCTCGCCAGGTCCCGGGGTCCTGGTCGTGCGGCCCGAGTCGTTGCGGCTGGTGTCCGGCGACGCGCGGCCGGACGGGCCGGGATCTCCCGGGTCCGGCCCGTCCGCGAACCTCGTCGCCGGCTCGGTCGTCGAGACCCGGTTCCGTGGCACCCACCGGACCGTCGTCGTGCGTCTGCCCCACAGGGTCGCGCTGACCGTGACGCTGCCGCCGGACCACCCGGCCGGCCCGGGCGACACCGTCACCGTGCACCTGCCGCCCGACGCCTGCACGGTCCTGCCCGCCGAGCACGACGGCCCGCCGGCGACCCTCGACCCCGACGAGAGCGAGCACATCCGTGCGTGA
- a CDS encoding AhpC/TSA family protein yields the protein MQERLDGTGIGMVTVGFSPPEALAALAGHLGLRGPVLSDEHRDVYRLLGFRRAPILAVYSPGTLLYYARRRLRGHPLPRPVEDTRQMGGDAVTRDATIVRRFAPSSPDDRVTPARLVDAALRVRGRF from the coding sequence GTGCAGGAACGGCTCGACGGCACCGGGATCGGCATGGTCACCGTCGGGTTCAGCCCGCCCGAGGCCCTCGCCGCTCTGGCCGGGCATCTCGGCCTGCGCGGGCCGGTGCTCTCCGACGAGCACCGCGACGTCTACCGGCTGCTCGGCTTCCGGCGGGCTCCGATCCTGGCGGTGTACTCACCCGGGACGCTGCTCTACTACGCACGACGGCGGTTGCGTGGACATCCGCTCCCGCGCCCGGTCGAGGACACCCGTCAGATGGGCGGCGACGCCGTCACCCGTGACGCGACGATCGTCCGCCGGTTCGCTCCGTCGTCGCCGGACGACCGTGTGACGCCGGCGCGTCTGGTCGACGCGGCCCTGCGGGTCCGGGGACGGTTCTGA
- a CDS encoding adenylate/guanylate cyclase domain-containing protein has translation MGLKEDITNGINDVLSAEWNTQNATVVPKTEDVTLTNGAKLLDATYLYADMADSTGLAQGYKNWAVAKVMRTYLNAATRILKAEDGHIRSFDGDRVMAIFIGDAKNSSAAAAGLKLNWVLDEVINPALKAKWTDFNWVMTHGVGIDSGEAMIVRGGVRGNNDLVSIGRAPNIAAKLSEVRGGKRMNITSTVYNNLNKGAKISTNGENMWTSMGTTTYGSNQVTYYGSSWRRPL, from the coding sequence ATGGGGCTCAAGGAAGACATCACCAATGGCATCAACGACGTGTTGTCTGCTGAGTGGAACACACAGAACGCCACTGTTGTTCCCAAGACGGAGGACGTGACTCTAACAAACGGGGCGAAGTTGCTTGACGCAACCTACCTCTATGCTGACATGGCTGACTCTACTGGTCTGGCACAGGGCTACAAGAACTGGGCAGTCGCCAAAGTGATGCGAACGTACCTCAATGCAGCTACTCGCATCCTGAAGGCAGAAGATGGCCATATCCGCTCGTTCGACGGCGACCGAGTTATGGCGATCTTCATCGGAGACGCAAAGAATTCGAGTGCGGCGGCCGCCGGACTCAAACTGAACTGGGTGCTTGATGAAGTGATCAATCCTGCCCTAAAGGCAAAGTGGACCGACTTCAACTGGGTGATGACTCACGGCGTTGGAATCGACAGTGGTGAGGCCATGATCGTGCGTGGGGGCGTGCGCGGGAATAACGATCTCGTATCCATTGGGCGAGCGCCCAACATTGCTGCCAAGCTCAGCGAGGTCCGAGGCGGCAAGCGAATGAATATTACGTCCACGGTCTACAACAACTTGAACAAGGGCGCCAAGATCAGCACTAACGGCGAGAATATGTGGACCAGTATGGGGACGACCACCTATGGGTCTAATCAGGTGACGTACTACGGATCTAGCTGGCGGCGGCCATTGTGA
- a CDS encoding Pycsar system effector family protein, with the protein MLTGWELGLFWVGTALLLTAVLFVITVVAPRLRSTKVASEWERNYIYFGHLMHWDPKDLQKVLVEEDPVPVVTRNIVVMSKIAWQKHRRLQISMWLATFGTALVGLAAVMNS; encoded by the coding sequence ATGTTGACCGGTTGGGAACTAGGACTATTCTGGGTGGGTACGGCCCTCTTGCTCACTGCCGTGCTTTTTGTCATAACCGTGGTTGCGCCGCGGCTTCGGTCGACCAAAGTCGCTAGCGAATGGGAACGCAACTACATCTACTTTGGTCACCTTATGCACTGGGACCCCAAAGATCTTCAAAAAGTTCTGGTGGAAGAAGATCCTGTACCGGTAGTGACGCGAAATATTGTGGTGATGAGCAAGATTGCTTGGCAGAAACACCGTAGGCTTCAAATCTCTATGTGGCTCGCAACCTTCGGAACAGCTCTGGTGGGTCTTGCCGCCGTGATGAACAGTTGA